In the genome of Pelobacter seleniigenes DSM 18267, one region contains:
- a CDS encoding cobalamin B12-binding domain-containing protein: protein MTRNDHDISDPPFLLPVSRTTVEAFEQGLPQLLRRVDDALSAHPEINRLIGYHPLQTMRRNLHYHGQFLAMLFAFGDCSLLLQNLSWLYRAYHAHQYAYGYFPLELKGWSDAVEKYLAADVVREILPIFAWIETRHGQLSSQQPGVDRAVDQSTEETWGVIRHKFQAALLAGNHQGCLTLADASICSCDTLLDFYQQVLCAVMSDIGRLWEEAEISPAQEHLATAIVGRVLASISLPKDRLTQERGTAVVATVEHEQHQLGPLMVADILAGDGWNVHYSGGNLTQQDLLRKLKSLQPELLALSITLPCHLKQAEQTIAVLRQEKSLGQLKVLVGGYALTGNPDLARRIGADGLAGSFAMARVISRQWCADGTNDQT from the coding sequence ATGACCCGTAATGATCATGACATCAGTGACCCGCCGTTCTTGTTGCCGGTCTCCAGGACGACAGTTGAGGCTTTCGAACAGGGCCTGCCGCAGCTGTTGAGAAGGGTCGATGATGCGTTGTCCGCTCACCCCGAGATCAATCGTTTGATCGGTTACCATCCTCTCCAGACCATGCGGCGGAATCTTCACTATCATGGGCAGTTTCTGGCGATGCTGTTCGCCTTTGGGGATTGTTCCCTGCTCCTTCAAAACCTGTCCTGGCTCTACCGGGCCTATCACGCCCACCAGTATGCATATGGTTATTTTCCCCTTGAACTCAAGGGCTGGAGCGATGCCGTAGAAAAATACCTGGCGGCAGATGTTGTGCGTGAGATTTTGCCGATTTTTGCCTGGATAGAAACCCGGCATGGTCAGTTGAGCAGCCAGCAGCCGGGCGTCGACCGTGCGGTTGATCAGTCTACAGAAGAGACCTGGGGAGTCATCAGACACAAATTTCAGGCGGCCCTGCTGGCCGGGAATCATCAGGGCTGCCTGACTCTTGCGGATGCTTCGATTTGCTCTTGTGACACCCTGCTGGATTTTTATCAGCAGGTTCTCTGTGCGGTCATGTCCGACATCGGCCGGCTTTGGGAAGAAGCGGAAATCTCTCCGGCTCAGGAACACCTTGCCACGGCAATCGTCGGTCGGGTACTGGCTTCGATCAGCTTGCCGAAAGACCGGTTGACGCAGGAACGAGGAACCGCGGTGGTGGCGACCGTGGAACATGAGCAGCATCAGTTGGGGCCCCTGATGGTCGCCGATATCCTGGCCGGAGACGGTTGGAATGTCCATTATTCAGGAGGAAATCTGACCCAGCAGGATCTCCTCCGGAAACTGAAAAGCTTACAGCCTGAGTTGTTGGCGTTGTCCATCACTCTGCCCTGTCACCTGAAGCAAGCTGAGCAAACGATCGCGGTGCTGCGACAGGAGAAAAGCCTTGGTCAACTGAAAGTTCTGGTCGGGGGGTATGCCCTGACTGGGAATCCGGACCTTGCGCGGCGGATCGGTGCCGATGGGTTGGCAGGCAGCTTTGCTATGGCCAGGGTAATTTCACGACAATGGTGCGCAGATGGAACGAACGATCAAACATAA
- a CDS encoding PAS domain-containing protein yields MERTIKHNSYPDGVLEFVGECVSGSRYLCLVLLDCEFTIEHCNQGFCRLLAAEDLVGQPLQAVLLPESRSLLHANILSLAQPLRLNFISGEQQVVSLECYLTQSGGTYLLFSDHLLVPDNDILQKISCLNAEMVALTRELTRKNRALREARQEIKALKGIIPICMHCKEIRDDGGYWRNLESYIEKHAGVQFSHGICPECMKQRYGQSGDEDE; encoded by the coding sequence ATGGAACGAACGATCAAACATAACAGCTACCCTGATGGTGTGCTGGAGTTTGTCGGCGAATGTGTCAGCGGATCGCGCTACCTGTGCCTGGTGCTGTTGGATTGCGAATTCACCATTGAACATTGCAATCAGGGGTTCTGCCGGTTACTGGCGGCTGAGGATCTTGTCGGCCAGCCCTTGCAGGCGGTCCTGCTGCCTGAAAGCCGCTCGTTGTTACACGCGAATATTCTGAGCCTTGCGCAACCGCTCCGCTTGAATTTTATCAGCGGGGAACAGCAGGTTGTCTCTCTGGAATGCTATCTGACGCAGAGCGGCGGCACTTATCTGCTGTTCAGCGATCACTTGCTCGTCCCGGACAATGATATTCTGCAGAAGATCTCCTGCCTGAATGCGGAGATGGTTGCCCTGACCCGGGAGTTGACTCGTAAAAACAGGGCACTGCGCGAGGCCCGGCAAGAGATAAAGGCTCTTAAGGGGATCATCCCCATTTGCATGCATTGCAAAGAGATTCGGGATGACGGCGGCTACTGGAGGAACCTGGAAAGTTACATCGAGAAACATGCCGGGGTTCAATTCAGTCACGGCATCTGTCCGGAATGTATGAAACAGCGCTATGGGCAGTCTGGCGACGAGGATGAATGA
- a CDS encoding sensor histidine kinase: MTLRTKTMLILVITVVVSLGGSGFFFLEHFEKNFKQSVFQTVDAVAQNNAHFVEAYLSSQREMIVQSGFVFSENFRRQAGSVPPEQLLEGLAMNLPSFDGGFFFVDRQGILQASYPVLLEHKGADFSQADFFSEVMTTHSCVAGKPAVLGVNSRPGLLFATYLENPAGEPLGVLGGIGLLTADGSLAANLRKRIGRSGYSYIIDHSRRLLIHPNQERLFKRDVMAGDNQMLDAALDGFQGVTETVNSRGIAMFVAFYPVAGTDWIVASQEPVAEALAPLQTGKTSLLLFAGIGSLVAAGIGLLMVHKSMQGLVLLEKTTAELMIPTEASNDLEAGYRNNVHKLDALTRHAEFGTLASVISGLYSRGAKMLIKKNKIAEELEAAYQQLKSTQAQIVQQEKMASVGQLAAGVAHEINNPIGFIGSNLRALSKHLEKITAYRKFLKEWDCQSADETSGRDLDEVAKKLKIDFVLADIEDLIEESREGVERIRKIVRNLSSFSRMDKLELQKFDVNECVESTLAIAWNEIKYKATVEKDLADLPLIDCYPQQLNQVFLNLLINAIHAMESKGHIKICSRLDHGLIKVSIQDNGSGIAEENLARIFEPFFTTKEIGKGTGLGLSISYDIIKKHHGDIKVESTLNKGTTFTIELPLAVNGDDLCRNR; this comes from the coding sequence ATGACTTTACGGACCAAGACCATGCTGATCCTGGTGATCACAGTGGTTGTCTCGTTAGGCGGCAGCGGCTTTTTTTTTCTCGAGCACTTTGAAAAAAATTTCAAGCAGTCCGTCTTCCAGACTGTCGATGCCGTCGCCCAGAACAATGCTCATTTTGTCGAAGCCTATCTCTCCAGCCAGCGGGAGATGATTGTCCAGTCCGGATTTGTTTTTTCCGAAAACTTTCGTCGGCAGGCCGGTTCGGTTCCCCCAGAACAGCTCCTGGAAGGGCTGGCCATGAATCTCCCCTCCTTTGACGGAGGATTTTTCTTTGTTGATCGGCAGGGAATATTACAAGCCAGCTATCCGGTGCTCCTGGAACATAAAGGCGCGGATTTTTCGCAGGCGGATTTCTTCTCCGAGGTGATGACCACGCACTCCTGTGTGGCCGGAAAACCAGCTGTTCTGGGTGTGAATTCTCGTCCCGGGCTGCTGTTTGCCACCTATCTGGAAAACCCCGCCGGCGAGCCCCTGGGAGTTCTCGGCGGGATCGGCCTGCTGACCGCCGATGGCTCTTTGGCCGCCAACCTGCGTAAACGGATCGGCCGTTCAGGCTATTCCTATATTATTGATCATAGCCGTCGCTTGCTGATCCACCCCAACCAAGAGCGCCTGTTCAAGCGTGATGTCATGGCCGGGGACAATCAGATGCTCGATGCGGCCCTGGACGGTTTTCAAGGGGTGACCGAAACCGTCAATTCGCGTGGCATAGCCATGTTTGTTGCCTTTTATCCCGTTGCGGGAACCGATTGGATTGTCGCCAGCCAGGAACCGGTTGCGGAAGCCTTGGCACCATTGCAGACCGGAAAAACTTCGTTGTTGCTGTTTGCCGGGATCGGCAGTCTGGTGGCGGCCGGGATCGGTCTGCTCATGGTGCATAAAAGTATGCAGGGATTGGTCCTGCTGGAAAAAACGACTGCCGAGCTGATGATCCCGACAGAAGCCAGCAACGATTTGGAAGCGGGTTACCGAAACAATGTGCACAAGCTGGATGCACTGACTCGCCATGCCGAATTCGGCACCTTGGCCAGCGTTATTTCCGGGCTGTATTCGCGCGGCGCCAAGATGTTGATCAAAAAAAATAAAATTGCCGAGGAGTTGGAAGCGGCCTATCAGCAGTTAAAGTCGACGCAGGCGCAGATCGTGCAACAGGAGAAAATGGCCTCAGTAGGCCAACTGGCGGCTGGTGTCGCCCATGAAATCAATAACCCGATCGGGTTTATCGGCAGTAATTTAAGAGCCTTGAGTAAACATCTTGAAAAAATAACCGCGTACCGTAAGTTTCTCAAAGAATGGGACTGCCAGTCTGCAGACGAGACGTCCGGCCGGGACCTGGATGAGGTGGCAAAGAAGCTGAAAATCGATTTTGTCCTGGCTGATATCGAGGATTTGATCGAAGAGTCGCGCGAGGGGGTTGAACGGATCCGGAAAATCGTTCGTAACCTGAGCAGTTTTTCCCGGATGGATAAGCTGGAACTGCAGAAATTCGATGTGAACGAATGTGTTGAAAGTACCCTGGCTATCGCCTGGAACGAAATCAAATACAAGGCAACGGTTGAGAAAGACCTGGCTGATCTGCCATTGATAGACTGTTACCCGCAGCAGCTGAACCAGGTGTTTTTGAACCTGTTGATCAATGCGATTCACGCCATGGAGAGCAAGGGGCATATCAAAATCTGCAGCCGCTTGGACCATGGCCTGATCAAAGTTTCCATTCAGGATAACGGTTCAGGTATTGCCGAAGAAAACCTTGCCAGGATCTTTGAACCGTTTTTTACCACCAAAGAGATTGGCAAGGGAACCGGGCTGGGCTTGAGCATCAGCTATGACATTATCAAAAAACATCATGGAGACATTAAAGTTGAGAGCACATTGAACAAGGGAACGACATTTACTATCGAACTTCCTCTGGCTGTGAACGGAGATGACTTATGCAGGAACCGATAA
- a CDS encoding HDOD domain-containing protein: MHPESAGEGNRDIMTFQNISYDLDNLPVMPEVAMATIKLINSQDSSAEKLAEVVSRDPVVMARVLKIANSSFYSMSRQVTSLSKAIVILGEKTLRNLVLAASMHGMHRSFGPVEKMLWEDSLICALASRFVADKLSLVDPEEAFLAGLFRHIGKVVLSTQGGHELVAELVTEESSQTLAKEKEVFGANHAEIGAAALERWQLSRLLSLVTLHHSDAALVGIEDPETIKMICLINITNLVPAAFGVFGMPQLFDFEALPGAQHLNLDGERLAELLREFKVIFVGSKAAFFN; this comes from the coding sequence ATGCACCCAGAATCCGCAGGCGAAGGGAACCGGGACATTATGACTTTTCAGAATATCTCTTATGATTTAGACAATTTGCCGGTGATGCCAGAGGTCGCCATGGCGACCATTAAGTTGATCAATTCCCAGGATTCTTCTGCGGAAAAGCTGGCCGAAGTCGTTTCCAGGGACCCCGTGGTCATGGCCCGGGTGCTGAAAATCGCCAATTCCTCCTTTTACAGCATGTCCCGTCAGGTGACTAGTCTGTCCAAAGCGATTGTCATCCTGGGGGAGAAGACCTTGCGTAACCTGGTCCTGGCTGCCAGCATGCATGGCATGCACCGATCCTTCGGCCCCGTTGAAAAAATGCTTTGGGAAGACAGTTTGATCTGTGCCCTGGCCAGCCGATTTGTCGCAGATAAACTCAGTCTGGTCGACCCGGAAGAAGCTTTTCTCGCCGGTCTGTTTCGGCATATCGGTAAAGTTGTGCTCAGTACCCAGGGCGGGCATGAGCTGGTCGCGGAATTGGTGACGGAGGAGAGCTCCCAGACCCTGGCCAAGGAGAAAGAGGTATTCGGGGCCAATCATGCGGAGATCGGTGCCGCTGCCCTGGAGCGCTGGCAGCTGAGCCGACTGCTTTCCCTGGTGACCTTACATCATTCAGATGCCGCGCTGGTAGGGATTGAAGATCCTGAAACCATCAAAATGATTTGTCTGATCAACATCACCAATCTGGTTCCGGCTGCCTTCGGGGTGTTCGGTATGCCCCAGCTGTTCGATTTCGAAGCACTCCCCGGAGCACAGCACTTGAATCTTGATGGTGAGCGATTAGCGGAGCTGCTCAGAGAGTTCAAGGTCATTTTCGTTGGCAGTAAAGCGGCATTCTTCAATTGA
- a CDS encoding EAL domain-containing protein produces the protein MTKTSNRLFSEPQILFDCENHREWLAFAKQIIATSPMPTFVIDGQQRLLLWNSACAQLTGLQQEQVPAAVEAVGQDDTLSPVRDLVYGGLPTVPVSRRDWVNDLACRNLINGWFTGLNGKDRYLVIHTDPVFLDNGSLWGYVRRVDELTEAIESRKLVEKSRFDKTTGLPDRSVLAGRLGQSILRAAQDYALVALYHMKIVPYKTSAQALSDQELCSFLQIISEKLKYEVRAIDMIAYNGHFQFIIAAANFARQDQVVDLANRLQTAVSKPIPLAGVTCSVACKVGISVFPEDGGDATTLLEKAEKALGEIKYSPGGALNFFNQHLNAQYTERFTMQLQLSHALQRNEFSLHYQPKACLRTGWMTGVEVLLRWTNQLLGAVSPALFIPVAERMDLIDELGKWVISTACAQYAAWQKAGLTPPPMAINVSGQQLKDSSFCQFIQDVLRRTGIDSAALELEVTETAVIGDLDAAIKILGELKQMGVTISLDDFGTGYSSLSYLRQLPIDKIKIDRSFIQDVTCDPSSNEITKAATAIAHALNLKVIAEGVEDKDQLKYLQRLGCDEIQGFLYSRPVPGAELESFLRNPRHLNVGQYQAGERRVLIVDDEPSILNSLGRELSLSGCEVETALDAEQGLSILAQRPVAVVISDYQLPGLNGVDFLERVKKIYPKIVRIALSGGLNFNMITENVNRGAIFKFIAKPWDREVLQETLEEGFKKYKKNLHIEVC, from the coding sequence ATGACCAAGACAAGCAACAGGCTTTTTTCTGAACCGCAGATCCTTTTTGATTGTGAAAATCATCGTGAATGGCTCGCTTTTGCCAAGCAGATCATCGCCACCAGTCCAATGCCCACCTTTGTTATCGATGGGCAACAGCGGCTACTTCTTTGGAATAGTGCCTGCGCACAACTGACCGGTTTACAACAAGAGCAGGTGCCTGCCGCCGTTGAGGCGGTGGGGCAAGACGATACTTTGAGTCCTGTCCGCGATCTTGTTTACGGGGGGCTGCCGACAGTTCCGGTCTCGCGCCGGGATTGGGTCAATGATCTTGCCTGTCGGAATCTCATCAATGGCTGGTTTACAGGTTTGAACGGCAAGGATCGCTATCTTGTCATCCATACCGATCCGGTCTTTCTCGACAACGGCTCTTTGTGGGGGTATGTGCGCAGGGTTGACGAGCTGACCGAGGCTATTGAAAGCCGTAAGCTGGTGGAAAAAAGTCGTTTCGATAAAACGACCGGTCTCCCTGACCGCAGCGTCCTTGCCGGTCGGCTGGGTCAGTCGATCCTGCGGGCGGCACAGGACTATGCACTGGTCGCCCTGTATCATATGAAAATCGTTCCTTACAAAACATCTGCCCAGGCGTTGTCTGATCAGGAGCTCTGCTCATTCTTGCAGATTATCTCGGAAAAACTGAAGTATGAGGTCCGGGCGATCGATATGATCGCCTATAACGGCCATTTTCAGTTTATCATTGCAGCCGCCAATTTTGCCCGCCAGGACCAGGTTGTCGATCTGGCGAATCGGCTGCAGACGGCTGTTTCCAAGCCCATTCCGCTGGCAGGGGTGACTTGTTCCGTGGCTTGTAAGGTCGGCATCAGCGTTTTTCCTGAAGACGGTGGCGACGCAACAACGCTGCTGGAAAAGGCAGAAAAGGCTCTTGGAGAAATAAAATATTCTCCGGGCGGGGCCTTGAATTTCTTCAATCAGCACCTCAATGCCCAGTACACGGAACGTTTCACCATGCAGTTGCAATTAAGTCATGCGCTGCAGCGAAATGAGTTCAGCCTGCATTATCAGCCCAAGGCGTGTCTGCGGACCGGATGGATGACCGGGGTTGAGGTCCTGTTGCGCTGGACCAACCAGCTTCTCGGGGCGGTGAGTCCCGCGCTGTTCATCCCTGTTGCGGAACGGATGGATCTTATTGATGAGCTTGGCAAGTGGGTCATTTCCACCGCTTGTGCGCAATATGCTGCCTGGCAGAAAGCAGGGCTGACCCCGCCGCCGATGGCCATCAATGTGTCCGGGCAGCAGCTCAAAGATTCATCGTTCTGCCAATTCATCCAGGATGTGCTGCGGCGCACCGGCATCGACAGCGCGGCTCTTGAACTGGAAGTGACGGAAACCGCCGTGATCGGAGACCTTGATGCCGCGATCAAAATTCTCGGGGAACTCAAGCAGATGGGCGTGACAATTTCGCTGGATGATTTCGGCACCGGCTATTCCAGCCTCAGCTATCTCAGGCAGCTGCCTATTGATAAAATCAAAATTGATCGTTCATTTATTCAGGATGTAACCTGCGACCCCAGCAGTAACGAAATAACCAAAGCGGCAACAGCCATTGCCCATGCACTGAACCTGAAGGTGATCGCCGAAGGGGTGGAAGATAAGGACCAGCTGAAATACCTGCAACGCTTGGGATGCGATGAGATCCAGGGTTTTTTGTACTCACGGCCGGTTCCGGGGGCTGAGCTGGAGAGCTTTTTGCGCAATCCGCGCCATCTGAATGTCGGACAATATCAAGCGGGGGAACGGCGGGTTTTGATTGTTGATGATGAACCGTCTATTTTGAATAGCCTGGGGCGCGAACTGAGTCTGAGCGGCTGTGAAGTGGAAACAGCATTGGATGCGGAACAGGGGCTGTCCATTCTTGCGCAAAGACCCGTTGCGGTGGTGATCTCGGATTATCAGCTGCCGGGACTCAATGGGGTGGATTTTCTGGAGCGGGTCAAAAAGATCTATCCGAAGATTGTCAGGATTGCGCTTTCCGGCGGTCTCAATTTCAATATGATAACGGAAAACGTGAACCGTGGAGCGATCTTTAAATTTATTGCCAAGCCTTGGGACAGAGAGGTCCTGCAGGAGACTTTGGAAGAAGGGTTCAAGAAATATAAGAAAAATCTCCATATTGAAGTCTGTTAA